From one Salmo salar chromosome ssa09, Ssal_v3.1, whole genome shotgun sequence genomic stretch:
- the LOC106613008 gene encoding dual specificity tyrosine-phosphorylation-regulated kinase 1A isoform X2: protein MAAPMPHTHQQYSDRHQPSTDQTAAVLPYSDQTQQLTANPRHIPQCFRDPTLAPLRKLSIDLIKTYKQINEVYYAKKKRRHQTGQGEDSSHKKERKVFNDGYDDDNYDYIVKNGEKWMDRYEIDSLIGKGSFGQVVKAYDRAEQEWVAIKIIKNKKAFLNQAQIEVRLLELMNKHDTEMKYYIVHLKRHFMFRNHLCLVFEMLSYNLYDLLRNTNFRGVSLNLTRKFAQQLCTALLFLATPELSIIHCDLKPENILLCNPKRSAIKIVDFGSSCQLGQRIYQYIQSRFYRSPEVLLGMPYDLAIDMWSLGCILVEMHTGEPLFSGANEVDQMNKIVEVLGIPPNHIMDLAPKARKFFEKLSDGTWSVKKTKDGKRYKPPASRKLHSILGVEAGGPGGRRAGESGHAVADYLKFKDLILRMLDYDPKSRIQPYYALQHSFFKKTADEGTNTSSSVSTSPALEQSQSSGTTSSTSSSSGGSSGTSTSGRARSDPTHHHLHSGGHFGAVLPAIDGDTLCPQARKTYPPPLVRGGGVGPEPVAGETHPVQETTFHVPPQHPKALHPHSHPHHHHAQVMATRPRPRHYTSPTHSASTQDSMEVVHGHLSMTSLSSSASSSSTSSSSTGNHGNQAYQLRHLPFGHHGGLSMGLGAFSNPRQETGMAAHPAYPMGTNTGPAHYLPEGHLGMRQGMDREESPMTGVCVQQSSMASS, encoded by the exons AGGCACATACCCCAGTGCTTTCGTGACCCTACTTTGGCTCCCCTGAGGAAGCTCTCCATAGACCTTATCAAAACCTATAAACAGATCAATGAG GTGTATTATGCAAAAAAGAAGCGACGGCACCAAACGGGTCAGGGTGAAGACTCCAGTcacaagaaagagaggaaggtctTCAACGATGGCTATGACGATGACAACTACGATTACATTGTCAAGAATGGGGAAAAGTGGATGGACCGCTATGAGATTGACTCCTTGATCGGCAAAGGGTCATTTGGACAG GTTGTAAAAGCTTATGACCGTGCAGAGCAGGAGTGGGTTGCCATCAAGATCATCAAGAACAAAAAAGCTTTTCTCAATCAAGCCCAGATTGAAGTGCGTCTCCTAGAGCTCATGAACAAACATGACACTGAGATGAAATACTACATAG TTCACCTGAAACGTCACTTCATGTTCCGGAACCACCTCTGCCTGGTGTTTGAGATGCTCTCATACAACCTCTACGACCTGCTGCGGAACACCAACTTCCGTGGCGTCTCTCTCAACCTGACCAGGAAGTTTGCCCAGCAGCTTTGCACTGCGCTGCTGTTCCTGGCCACGCCTGAGCTCAGCATCATCCACTGTGACCTGAAGCCTGAGAACATCCTGCTGTGCAACCCCAAAAGAAGCGCCATCAAGATAGTGGACTTTGGCAGCTCCTGCCAACTAGGACAGAGG ATATACCAGTACATCCAGAGTCGTTTTTACCGCTCCCCAGAGGTGCTGCTGGGCATGCCCTATGACCTGGCCATCGACATGTGGTCCCTGGGCTGCATACTGGTAGAGATGCACACCGGAGAGCCCCTCTTCAGTGGAGCCAACGAG GTGGACCAGATGAATAAGATAGTTGAAGTTCTAGGTATCCCCCCCAATCATATTATGGACCTAGCCCCAAAAGCCAGGAAGTTCTTTGAGAAGCTATCAGATGGCACATGGAGCGTTAAGAAGACCAAAGATGGCAAAAGG TATAAGCCTCCAGCCTCTCGAAAGCTCCACTCCATCCTGGGTGTGGAGGCCGGGGGTCCAGGTGGCCGGCGGGCGGGGGAGTCTGGCCACGCCGTCGCTGACTACTTGAAGTTCAAGGACCTGATCCTGCGGATGTTGGACTACGACCCCAAGAGCCGCATACAGCCCTACTACGCCCTACAGCACAGCTTCTTCAAGAAGACTGCAGACGAGGGGACCAACACGAGCAGCAGTGTGTCTACCAGCCCAGCGCTGGAGCAGTCCCAGTCCTCTGGAACCACCTCCAGCACCTCCTCCAGCTCAG GAGGATCATCTGGGACAAGTACCAGTGGCAGAGCAAGGTCCGACCCCACCCATCACCACCTACACAGTGGAGGGCACTTTGGGGCAGTGCTGCCAGCCATCGATGGTGACACCCTCTGTCCACAG GCAAGAAAGACTTACCCTCCCCCATTGGTGAGGGGAGGCGGCGTTGGACCAGAGCCAGTGGCCGGAGAGACCCACCCAGTCCAGGAGACCACCTTCCATGTCCCCCCTCAGCACCCCAAGGCCCTGCACCCCCACTCCCACCCCCATCATCACCACGCGCAGGTGATGGCCACAAGGCCCCGCCCACGGCACtacacctcccccacacacagcGCCTCCACACAGGACTCCATGGAGGTGGTGCATGGCCATCTGTCCATgacctccctgtcttcctctgcctcctcttcctccacatctTCCTCTTCCACTGGGAACCATGGCAACCAGGCCTACCAGCTCCGCCACCTGCCCTTTGGGCACCACGGCGGACTGAGCATGGGGTTGGGCGCCTTCTCGAACCCCCGGCAGGAGACGGGCATGGCCGCCCACCCCGCGTACCCCATGGGCACAAACACTGGGCCAGCTCACTACCTACCAGAGGGCCACCTGGGCATGAGGCAGGGCATGGACCGGGAGGAGTCTCccatgactggagtgtgtgtgcagCAGAGTTCCATGGCCAGCTCGTGA
- the LOC106613008 gene encoding dual specificity tyrosine-phosphorylation-regulated kinase 1A isoform X1 → MHPGGETSACKPSSVRLAPSFSFHAAGLQMAAPMPHTHQQYSDRHQPSTDQTAAVLPYSDQTQQLTANPRHIPQCFRDPTLAPLRKLSIDLIKTYKQINEVYYAKKKRRHQTGQGEDSSHKKERKVFNDGYDDDNYDYIVKNGEKWMDRYEIDSLIGKGSFGQVVKAYDRAEQEWVAIKIIKNKKAFLNQAQIEVRLLELMNKHDTEMKYYIVHLKRHFMFRNHLCLVFEMLSYNLYDLLRNTNFRGVSLNLTRKFAQQLCTALLFLATPELSIIHCDLKPENILLCNPKRSAIKIVDFGSSCQLGQRIYQYIQSRFYRSPEVLLGMPYDLAIDMWSLGCILVEMHTGEPLFSGANEVDQMNKIVEVLGIPPNHIMDLAPKARKFFEKLSDGTWSVKKTKDGKRYKPPASRKLHSILGVEAGGPGGRRAGESGHAVADYLKFKDLILRMLDYDPKSRIQPYYALQHSFFKKTADEGTNTSSSVSTSPALEQSQSSGTTSSTSSSSGGSSGTSTSGRARSDPTHHHLHSGGHFGAVLPAIDGDTLCPQARKTYPPPLVRGGGVGPEPVAGETHPVQETTFHVPPQHPKALHPHSHPHHHHAQVMATRPRPRHYTSPTHSASTQDSMEVVHGHLSMTSLSSSASSSSTSSSSTGNHGNQAYQLRHLPFGHHGGLSMGLGAFSNPRQETGMAAHPAYPMGTNTGPAHYLPEGHLGMRQGMDREESPMTGVCVQQSSMASS, encoded by the exons AGGCACATACCCCAGTGCTTTCGTGACCCTACTTTGGCTCCCCTGAGGAAGCTCTCCATAGACCTTATCAAAACCTATAAACAGATCAATGAG GTGTATTATGCAAAAAAGAAGCGACGGCACCAAACGGGTCAGGGTGAAGACTCCAGTcacaagaaagagaggaaggtctTCAACGATGGCTATGACGATGACAACTACGATTACATTGTCAAGAATGGGGAAAAGTGGATGGACCGCTATGAGATTGACTCCTTGATCGGCAAAGGGTCATTTGGACAG GTTGTAAAAGCTTATGACCGTGCAGAGCAGGAGTGGGTTGCCATCAAGATCATCAAGAACAAAAAAGCTTTTCTCAATCAAGCCCAGATTGAAGTGCGTCTCCTAGAGCTCATGAACAAACATGACACTGAGATGAAATACTACATAG TTCACCTGAAACGTCACTTCATGTTCCGGAACCACCTCTGCCTGGTGTTTGAGATGCTCTCATACAACCTCTACGACCTGCTGCGGAACACCAACTTCCGTGGCGTCTCTCTCAACCTGACCAGGAAGTTTGCCCAGCAGCTTTGCACTGCGCTGCTGTTCCTGGCCACGCCTGAGCTCAGCATCATCCACTGTGACCTGAAGCCTGAGAACATCCTGCTGTGCAACCCCAAAAGAAGCGCCATCAAGATAGTGGACTTTGGCAGCTCCTGCCAACTAGGACAGAGG ATATACCAGTACATCCAGAGTCGTTTTTACCGCTCCCCAGAGGTGCTGCTGGGCATGCCCTATGACCTGGCCATCGACATGTGGTCCCTGGGCTGCATACTGGTAGAGATGCACACCGGAGAGCCCCTCTTCAGTGGAGCCAACGAG GTGGACCAGATGAATAAGATAGTTGAAGTTCTAGGTATCCCCCCCAATCATATTATGGACCTAGCCCCAAAAGCCAGGAAGTTCTTTGAGAAGCTATCAGATGGCACATGGAGCGTTAAGAAGACCAAAGATGGCAAAAGG TATAAGCCTCCAGCCTCTCGAAAGCTCCACTCCATCCTGGGTGTGGAGGCCGGGGGTCCAGGTGGCCGGCGGGCGGGGGAGTCTGGCCACGCCGTCGCTGACTACTTGAAGTTCAAGGACCTGATCCTGCGGATGTTGGACTACGACCCCAAGAGCCGCATACAGCCCTACTACGCCCTACAGCACAGCTTCTTCAAGAAGACTGCAGACGAGGGGACCAACACGAGCAGCAGTGTGTCTACCAGCCCAGCGCTGGAGCAGTCCCAGTCCTCTGGAACCACCTCCAGCACCTCCTCCAGCTCAG GAGGATCATCTGGGACAAGTACCAGTGGCAGAGCAAGGTCCGACCCCACCCATCACCACCTACACAGTGGAGGGCACTTTGGGGCAGTGCTGCCAGCCATCGATGGTGACACCCTCTGTCCACAG GCAAGAAAGACTTACCCTCCCCCATTGGTGAGGGGAGGCGGCGTTGGACCAGAGCCAGTGGCCGGAGAGACCCACCCAGTCCAGGAGACCACCTTCCATGTCCCCCCTCAGCACCCCAAGGCCCTGCACCCCCACTCCCACCCCCATCATCACCACGCGCAGGTGATGGCCACAAGGCCCCGCCCACGGCACtacacctcccccacacacagcGCCTCCACACAGGACTCCATGGAGGTGGTGCATGGCCATCTGTCCATgacctccctgtcttcctctgcctcctcttcctccacatctTCCTCTTCCACTGGGAACCATGGCAACCAGGCCTACCAGCTCCGCCACCTGCCCTTTGGGCACCACGGCGGACTGAGCATGGGGTTGGGCGCCTTCTCGAACCCCCGGCAGGAGACGGGCATGGCCGCCCACCCCGCGTACCCCATGGGCACAAACACTGGGCCAGCTCACTACCTACCAGAGGGCCACCTGGGCATGAGGCAGGGCATGGACCGGGAGGAGTCTCccatgactggagtgtgtgtgcagCAGAGTTCCATGGCCAGCTCGTGA